In Plasmodium gaboni strain SY75 chromosome 8, whole genome shotgun sequence, one DNA window encodes the following:
- a CDS encoding putative AAA family ATPase, producing the protein MKKKNERKTNVEQAMSDYLLNLSQIYNQSSSFSDNDNIYNNNDINNKRYLKFNNFGIDNMMRKKGCELFLKDDINYIDNKRIQLSYYDKVMNNIFSKKEREIYRNIQNIIKTQERNDTDIEVNEYLYTYLFILAIKKMFYDIIAQKKMECYINIIRNHNINKNMYHKKDIYQSANNNLCKLKYNANEKSGQQNEHAYYSTDIKMGSHELTHNIENMQKNAQKNVQKNVKKNMKKNINNKESENNIYDDNSGEDRNVDDENKFKENLKKKNYHHELKNLDSRTTGSFNSLDYKNEDNKCDDNKCDDNKCDDNKCDDNKCNNNQCDDNKCNNNQCDDNQCGDPPKDEITYSASSNNDADKIQRNKSNNFYKNYIIFLYNKMKKNKYYWLVPLSVISCIYIYYKMRVRVCFFFKNTYINTCRFITNLFFNNNGLHGNENLILKDYNHFFNNINRNNIKTILFNPSSNTFTYMLEKNTPKTSGLMMYNSRLNNSESGTVGSSWLSSPSSSSSLSTHNNNNILYMIYYNDYIMKYLLKNKVYEHVDFRVDDKLLKLSIYDIIKRNMFDILTYTFSIITFYYIYEKNISNCNSIDYSFEKQKKLQSLNDIILNDNTKREIKTMLFFVLYSKVFNEPLNCDTILFSGDTGTGKTMLAKTIAKELNFDFVHVSGSTFIELYIGSGASKIRSLFKKAKKNNKPMVIFIDEIDSIGISRSMNNDVSISNQEYAQTLNQLLIELDSLHEYNKHHMLSEGQKQWNIFMYLKNKFIHNIYGKQNKTHNSNNNNNNNNDEYLNVKGHTIYGKNSYHNINNNNNNSWGECQINCDNEEIDENKAYDIFNYYLNNDLSLYEIEELFNLKKYRTQHFILFIGATNRYKQLDSALIRAKRFDKVIHFNLPNVNTRMKLFSFYIDKYIKTNRCYNHMNKKKNEFLISPKDHGSYMHHDSNYYDMNEKEDVFTYINETENIKDNINKYDDDNNNNNNNIPRCDSNSSNTDIYNKKIKNNNSQNKNNLIYGIQPYNNKYDEQYYNHFNYFNFNFNYNIKYGPSVKPFIINKNKKVHEKNTDIFNNIDIFTLSILTFHCNCADIDQLIYSVKSNIMTTRNIINKKEFNVNNLLMANMNDMLYKKFTYDNHLDKIVSQKNIDEQEPFSSSFNNRILNACNVDCEEYFNKFLTYCNNIFLDKIKNMREKKRNQNENIQKVSDKVLKKCSNNNDENNNNDDDNNNNDDDNNNIYCDDNNDNIYCDDNNDNIYCDNIDEQNNNEYCSNDGFKKNMNNKYFSYDEYINYNNNNNNNNRMNMKSYLSYDDLLLLYESKKIKLHLWDHNLNDIHNNNLNMHTNNSFINEQMQYYLLWKSIQTYFNTLHLNYKNISF; encoded by the coding sequence atgaagaaaaaaaatgaaaggAAGACGAATGTAGAGCAAGCCATGAGTGATTATCTATTAAACCTTAGTCAAATTTATAACCAGTCCAGTTCATTTAgtgataatgataatatttataataataatgatattaataataagagatatttaaaatttaataattttggGATTGACAATATGATGAGAAAAAAAGGTTGcgaattatttttaaaagatgatataaattatattgataataaaagaattcAATTGTCATATTATGATAAGgttatgaataatatattttcaaagAAAGAAAGAGAAATTTATAGGAAcatacaaaatattattaaaacaCAAGAAAGAAATGATACAGATATAGAAgtaaatgaatatttatatacttatttatttattctagctattaaaaaaatgttctatgatattatagcacagaaaaaaatggaatgctatataaatataattcgtaatcataatataaataaaaacatgtatcataaaaaggatatatatcaaagtgcaaataataatttatgtaaattaaaatataatgcAAATGAAAAAAGTGGACAACAAAATGAACATGCGTATTACTCAACAGATATTAAAATGGGTTCTCATGAATTAACTcataatatagaaaatatgCAAAAAAATGCGCAAAAAAATGTGCAAAAAAatgtgaaaaaaaatatgaaaaaaaatataaataataaagaatctgaaaataatatttatgatgataatagTGGTGAGGATAGAAACGTggatgatgaaaataaatttaaagaaaatttaaaaaaaaaaaattatcatcacGAATTGAAAAACTTAGATAGTCGCACTACAGGGAGTTTTAATTCGTTagattataaaaatgaagataacAAGTGTGATGATAATAAGTGTGACGATAATAAGTGTGACGATAATAAGTGTGATGATAATAAGTGTAATAATAACCAGTGTGATGATAATAAgtgtaataataatcaatGTGATGATAACCAGTGTGGTGATCCTCCGAAGGACGAAATTACATACAGTGCTTCCTCTAACAATGATGCAGATAAGATACAAAGAAATAAAAGCAACaacttttataaaaattatattatatttttatacaataaaatgaagaagaataaatattattggCTTGTTCCTTTAAGTGTTATATCgtgcatatatatatattataaaatgagAGTTCGtgtttgttttttttttaaaaatacatatataaatacatgtagatttattacaaatttattttttaataataatggGTTACATGGAAATGAGAATTTAATACTTAAAgattataatcatttttttaataatataaatagaaataatataaagacGATATTATTTAATCCATCGAGTAATACATTCACATATATGttagaaaaaaatactCCAAAAACTTCAGGACTTATGATGTATAATAGTAGATTGAATAATAGTGAAAGTGGCACTGTTGGAAGTAGCTGGTTATCATCACCATCgtcatcatcatcattgtctacacataataataataatatattatatatgatatattataatgattatattatgaaatatcttttaaaaaataaagttTATGAACATGTAGATTTTAGAGTAGACgataaattattaaaattatctatatatgatattattaaaagaaatatgtTTGATATTTTAACCTATACATTTTCAATTATAAccttttattatatttatgaaaaaaatatatctaattGTAATAGTATAGATTATTCATTTGAAAAACAGAAAAAATTACAATCATTAAACgatattatattaaatgataatacaaaaagagaaataaaaactatgttattttttgttttatattcaaAAGTATTTAATGAACCACTTAATTGTGATACCATTTTGTTTTCTGGTGACACAGGGACAGGTAAAACAATGTTAGCTAAAACTATAGCAAAAGAATTAAATTTCGATTTTGTGCATGTATCAGGTTCTACATTTatagaattatatataggaAGTGGAGCATCTAAAATAAGATCCTTATTTAAAAAAgccaaaaaaaataataaaccTATGGTTATCTTTATAGATGAAATAGATAGCATAGGAATAAGTCGTTCTATGAATAATGATGTATCTATATCAAATCAAGAATATGCACAAACATTGAATCAATTATTGATAGAATTAGATTCATTGcatgaatataataaacatcATATGTTATCAGAAGGGCAGAAACAATGGAATATTTTCATGTAtctaaaaaataaattcattcataatatttatggaaaacaaaacaaaacaCACAACAgcaacaataataataataataataatgatgaatatttaaatgtgAAGGGTCATACaatatatggaaaaaatTCCTAccataatattaataataataataataatagttGGGGTGAATGTCAAATAAATTGTGATAATGAAGAGATCGATGAAAATAAAGcttatgatatatttaattattatctaaACAATGATCTAAGTTTATACGAAATTGAAGAGTTATTTAATTTGAAGAAATATCGAACCCAAcattttattctttttatagGAGCTACGAACAGATATAAACAATTAGATTCTGCATTAATAAGAGCAAAGAGATTTGACAAAGTCatacattttaatttaCCTAACGTTAATACACGTATGAAgttattttctttttatatagataaatatataaaaacgAATAGATGTTATAATCATATgaataagaaaaaaaatgaatttcTTATATCTCCTAAAGATCATGGTTCTTATATGCATCATGATagtaattattatgatatgAATGAAAAGGAAGATGTGTTTACATACATAAATGAAAcagaaaatataaaagataatataaataaatatgatgatgataataataataataataataatattccTCGTTGTGATAGTAATAGTTCCAATACAGatatatacaataaaaaaattaagaataataactcacaaaataaaaataatttaatatatggaatacaaccatataataataaatatgatgaacaatattataatcattttaattattttaattttaattttaattataatataaaatatggACCAAGTGTAAAAccatttattataaataaaaataaaaaagtacatgaaaaaaatacagatatatttaataatatagatatattcACTCTGTCGATCCTAACATTTCATTGTAATTGTGCTGATATTGATCAGTTAATATATTCAGTTAAATCAAATATAATGACAAcaagaaatattattaataaaaaagaattcaatgtaaataatttattaatgGCTAATATGAACgatatgttatataaaaaatttacatatGATAATCATTTAGATAAAATAGTatcacaaaaaaatatagatgaGCAGGAACCATTTTCATCATCCTTTAATAATAGAATATTGAATGCATGCAATGTAGATTGTgaagaatattttaataagTTCCTTACatattgtaataatattttcttggataaaataaaaaacatgcgagaaaaaaaaaggaatcaaaatgaaaatattcAAAAGGTAAGTGATAAAGTGTTAAAGAAGTGTAGcaataataatgatgagaataataataatgatgatgataataataataatgatgatgataataataatatttattgtgatgataataatgataatatttattgtgatgataataatgataatatttattgtgataatatagatgaacaaaataataatgaatattGTAGTAATGATggttttaaaaaaaatatgaacaataaatatttttcatatgatgaatatataaattataacaacaacaataataataataatagaaTGAATATGAAAAGTTATTTATCCTATGATGatttattacttttatatGAATCCAAAAAAATTAAGTTACACTTGTGGGACCATAATTTAAATGAcatacataataataatttaaatatgcatactaataattcttttataaatgaacagatgcaatattatttattatggAAATCGATACAAACGTATTTTAATACTTTacatttaaattataaaaatattagtTTTTAA
- a CDS encoding hypothetical protein (conserved Plasmodium protein, unknown function~transcript variant 1; alternatively spliced) gives MIIINEVRHIQNITFLMDLYVLKINNLIKVIQHFLLIEKHRDKYLKCITRKSKSKNKKKKKKEKNVNGHDNNDDNNDDNNDDNNDDHNDDHNDDHNDDQNDDHNDDQNDDHNNQYDLHECDDLWASHKIKNNLYNIKYMKKKKMKQNILLDFYKQIFTIYKRNQPNLITYYVTLIKKLKTFKYNIQLKKIFIENVIKEINKEYKSFLIDLHYMYFKIKKEVCIINNDDNKNGGYELPSFTFNNTHNKHIYVYKSIGHVYKNILKTLKLRLEVFLNYIYNLCNNISKKINIYMADIFSVLIETQEGLFNPISKRKEYLKEIIKIISDQDNSEHVNNRISCDALLHTTNNNDIEEDGFEKYNLIDNYNMNNVDHTNHYMPQNKYAFTNLNFITRFYENNYYGNENDNVRRDSNYFQNEQENVNENDHIKDEKKNVIDVQDNINGKKQEQKDQNKDNNNNNNNKKNVVKPRMKKEVITIKNIITFYKKFKGYFKVCKKNMCELSPSLMIKEGEALHELVVRLLNHYSIIIKINKFFYKSFKKNIYNFKLLDKENKMIYILKEIYLLLHFHINHIWTTIKEHTEELKNIKNKITQENNFFDIFVSYVIQNLGTGDMTPELFEKIKNVENKITKGKESSRSITLYKWRNLIKINTEIDLKHGEDVPILQILSFPYDEFFNELIEENYNEENIFKKSAFEMYKIYSKYCYSNNRKEVKECVGVHLKRTCLYQENNFINKVLHFLQAKKCNHICMLSIEQNNILTSSNILVKIFNKKNEQDKKFAFNLILHYYLKQEKSKDTYEMHDTDKNITQIENQHICDHVSYDNTSIPLLDKQKIINEKNESDDEKKSKHNLINDDKTKNMDDNEEHEENTTLFKDDIINGEPKHSDEDSTFENMSDEVLNMIKKIYEEKKKKKLERKRKKKKEKKNETGMNVQYMKDVKDVKDVKDIKNTNNVQNLLDTNNVQNLLDTNNVQNLLDTNNVPNLLDTNNVPNLHRLHYNDSKPIVSSHFNNYPNKKSDVPINNDISNLNNKDNENKTTIIDDKKEFEDEKNKCPFLEIDDHIYEIKDKDHLNHIMRSSMNSFNCALSKKILIQGKIFITMDGIYFISLFNSLFSKNTILKIKYLDIVSVEKITILHFLANSIKIITKYKSFVFTSFVHRNHCYNLIMDMIFENNNTHVIPKKGTVIIDRYQEYDTDENYDVSDEVDDTNDVNYHMKKEIITSDIINDYKNNNNIIDHYMKNDEMLLTDSSKIKNDVVQNINDNKTKNYMTHGKCPIIDISNKTNYNHIIYVETVKRYIPLNIDTEENYILKNNNFINCINYIDSLYINHNFKDIFLDIYSNLQNQYNPLVRSVLDKKPLNLSYEHIKDIKNLMYNKTYLTYTTEYNILLFDNETKLIGLPDRSNVQEILNFYFLKNNIIIQKIITLLTNIPLASSFNTIVTLNIHNIINQNTNNYYTQIDFSYDIEFIKSTFFKSHIKNNAMPKLEKSIKALKDYTKTAILQIYQSYDNQTKNNNNINHEQHNNINHQNKTNNYQSFTFKNNIHMAKKDLQHMTINELRQFFKHDFKSVDHFSSYTPLMYFLIVSITAFLIYKLLDIKYHL, from the exons atgattattatCAATGAGGTTCGGCATATTCAAAATATCACTTTCTTAATGGACCTATATGtcttaaaaataaataatttgaTAAAAGTTATTCAgcattttttattaatagaAAAACACAGAGACAAATATTTGAAATGCATAACAAGAAAAAgtaaaagtaaaaataaaaagaaaaagaaaaaagaaaaaaatgtaaacggtcatgataataatgacgataataatgatgataataatgacGATAATAATGACGATCACAATGACGATCACAATGACGATCACAATGACGATCAAAATGACGATCACAATGACGATCAAAATGACGATCACAATAACCAGTATGATCTTCACGAGTGTGATGATCTGTGGGCAAgtcataaaataaaaaataatctatataacattaaatatatgaaaaaaaaaaaaatgaaacaaaatatactcctagatttttataaacaaatatttaCGATCTACAAAAGAAATCAACCAAATTTAATAACTTATTATGTAACTCtgattaaaaaattaaaaactTTTAAATACAACatacaattaaaaaaaatatttatagaaaatgtaattaaagaaataaataaagaatataaatcCTTTTTGATAGATTTACATTACAtgtattttaaaataaaaaaagaagtgtgcattattaataatgatgataataagAATGGAGGTTATGAATTACCTTCTTTTACTTTCAATAATACACAcaataaacatatatatgtatataaatcCATAGGTCATGtctataaaaatattttaaaaacattAAAATTAAGATTAGAAGTCTTcttaaattatatatacaatctttgtaataatatatctaaaaagataaatatttatatggCAGATATATTTTCCGTGTTGATAGAAACACAGGAGGGGTTATTCAACCCAATAAG TAAAAGGaaagaatatttaaaggagatcataaaaattataagtGACCAGGACAATAG TGAGCATGTGAATAACAGAATATCGTGCGATGCCTTATTGCATACaactaataataatgatattgAAGAAGATGgatttgaaaaatataatcttatagataattataatatgaataatgtTGACCATACGAATCATTATATGCCACAGAATAAATATGCTTTTacaaatttaaattttataacaCGTTTTTATGAAAACAATTATTATGGAAACGAAAATGATAATGTAAGGAGAGATTCAAACTACTTCCAGAACGAACAAGAAAATGTTAATGAGAACGACCATATAAAGgatgagaaaaaaaatgtaatcGATGTGcaagataatataaatggaAAGAAGCAAGAACAAAAAGatcaaaataaagataataataataataataataataaaaaaaacgTAGTAAA acCACGGATGAAGAAGGAGGTTATAACCATAAAAAAT atTATTAcgttttataaaaaatttaaagGGTATTTTAAAGTATGCAAGAAAAATATGTGTGAACTGTCTCCTTCCCTTATGATAAAAGAG GGAGAAGCACTACATGAACTTGTTGTCCGTTTATTAAATCATTATAgcattataataaaaataaacaaattcttttataaatcctttaagaaaaatatttat AATTTTAAACTCCTTGATAAGGAAAACAAAATG atatatatacttaaggaaatatatttattattacatttccatataaatcatatatgGACAACTATAAAAGAACATACagaagaattaaaaaatataaaaaataaaataacacaagaaaataatttcttcGATATATTTGT ATCATATGTAATTCAAAATTTAGGCACAGGCGATATGACCCCCGAATTATTTgagaaaattaaaaatgtagaaaataaaataacaaaagg aAAAGAATCGAGCAGATCAA TTACCTTATATAAGTGGAGAAATTTgattaaaataaatacagAGATAGACTTGAAACATGGAGAG GACGTACCTATATTACAGATCCTTTCATTTCCATATGACGAATTTTttaa cGAACTTATtgaagaaaattataatgaagaaaatatatttaaaaagtCAGCTTTTGAAATgtacaaaatatattccaAATATTGTTATTCTAATAATCGAAAGGAAGTGAAGGAATGTGTGGGTGTGCACTTGAAGa GGACGTGCTTATACCaggaaaataattttattaataaagtGCTACATTTTTTACAAGCCAAAAAATGTAACCATATTTGTATGCTCAGCATCGAACAAAATAACATCCTCACAAGCTCCAATATTCTAGTCAAGATATTTAACAAGAAAAATGAACaagataaaaaatttgcttttaatttaattcttcattattatttaaagCAAGAAAAGAGTAAGGATACTTATGAAATGCATGATActgataaaaatattacacAAATAGAAAATCAACACATATGTGACCATGTCAGTTATGATAACACTTCCATTCCTCTTCTAgataaacaaaaaataataaatgaaaaaaatgaaagtgacgatgaaaaaaaaagtaagCATAATCTTattaatgatgataaaacAAAGAATATGGATGATAATGAAGAACACGAAGAAAATACCACTTTATTTAAAGATGATATAATTAATGGAGAACCCAAACATTCTGATGAAGATTCTACTTTTGAAAATATGAGCGATGAAGTTTTAAATATGATCAAAAAGatatatgaagaaaagaaaaaaaaaaaacttgaacggaaaaggaaaaagaaaaaagaaaaaaaaaatgaaactGGAATGAATGTACAATATATGAAAGATGTAAAAGATGTAAAAGATgtaaaagatataaaaaatacaaataatgTTCAAAATTTACTAGATACAAATAATGTTCAAAATTTACTAGATACAAATAATGTTCAAAATTTACTAGATACAAATAATGTGCCAAATTTACTAGATACAAATAATGTGCCAAATTTACATCGTCTACATTATAATGATAGCAAGCCAATTGTGTCATCccattttaataattatccaaataaaaaaagtgaTGTACCcattaataatgatatcTCTAATCtgaataataaagataatgaaaataagACTACTATTATAGATGACAAAAAAGAATTCGAAGAcgaaaaaaataaatgtcCGTTTCTAGAAATAGATGATCATATCtatgaaataaaagataaagaTCATTTGAATCATATAATGCGTAGTTCTATGAATTCTTTTAATTGTGctttatcaaaaaaaatattaattcaagggaaaatatttattacaaTGGATggtatttattttatatctCTTTTTAATTCTCTTTTTTCAAAGAATacaatattaaaaataaaatatttagaTATTGTATCTGTTGAAAAAATAACcattcttcattttttgGCTAACtcaataaaaattataacGAAATATAAATCTTTTGTATTTACATCATTTGTGCATCGTAACCATtgttataatttaattatgGATATGATTTTtgagaataataatactcATGTTATTCCTAAAAAAGGAACTGTTATAATTGATAGGTATCAAGAATATGATACAGATGAAAATTATGATGTTAGCGATGAGGTAGATGATACTAATGATGTTAATTATcatatgaaaaaagaaattataacTAGTGACATAataaatgattataaaaataataataatattatagatcactatatgaaaaatgatgaaatgTTATTAACAGATAGttcaaaaattaaaaatgatgttgttcaaaatataaatgacAATAAAActaaaaattatatgacACATGGAAAATGCCCAATAATTGATATATCtaataaaacaaattacaatcatataatttatgtTGAAACTGTAAAGAGGTACATACCTTTAAATATTGATACagaagaaaattatatactaaaaaataacaactttataaattgtataaattatattgatagtttatatattaatcaTAATTTTAAAGATATTTTTCTAGATATATATTCCAATTTACAAAATCAATATAATCCATTAGTAAGAAGTGTATTAGACAAAAAACCCTTAAATTTATCatatgaacatataaaagatataaaaaatcttatgtataataaaacatatttaacatatacaactgaatataatatcttaTTGTTTGATAATGAAACGAAATTAATTGGTTTACCTGATAGATCAAATGTACAAGAAATTTTGaacttttattttttaaaaaataatattattattcaaaaaataattacaCTTTTAACTAATATACCTTTAGCTAGTTCATTTAATACAATCGTTacattaaatatacataatattatcaaccaaaatacaaataattattatacaCAAATTGATTTCTCATATGATATCGAATTTATTAAAAGTACATTCTTTAAAAgtcatattaaaaataatgcTATGCCCAAACTTGAAAAATCAATTAAAGCTTTGAAAGATTATACAAAAACAGCtattttacaaatatatcAAAGTTATGATAAtcaaacaaaaaataataataatataaatcatgaacaacataataatataaaccATCAAAATAAAACTAACAATTATCAATCTTTTACattcaaaaataatatacatatggCCAAAAAGGACCTTCAACATATGACTATAAATGAACTTCGCcaattttttaaacatGATTTTAAATCTGTGGATCatttttcatcatatacACCAC TTATGTACTTTTTAATAGTATCCATTACGGCATTTCTAATTTACAAATTACTTGATATTAAATATCATTTATGA
- a CDS encoding tubulin gamma chain, with product MPREIITLQCGQCGNQIGVEFWKQLCNEHNIDQEGIIKNNNFLNEDRKDIFFYQADDEHFIPRALLFDLEPRVINSIQASEYRNLYNPENMFISKEGGGAGNNWGCGYSQGHKVEEEIIDMIDREVDNSDNLEGFILSHSIAGGTGSGMGSYLLELLNDNYSKKMIQTFSVFPLLTNESSDVVVQPYNSILTLKRLILSTDSVVVIDNTSLNRIFVERLKLNNPTFQQTNTIISNVMSASTTTLRYPGSMNNDMISLISSLIINPKCHFLITSYTPITIDKHISNVQKTTVLDVMKRLLHTKNIMVSAPVRRGMYISILNIIRGETDPTQVHKGLQRIRDRKLVNFIKWNPASIQVTLAKQSPHVVSPHKVCGLMMANHTSISALFERCVTQFDRLYKRRAFLENYKKESMFSSADGQGNFEEMESSKEITQNLIDEYKSAEREDYFTNI from the coding sequence ATGCCGAGAGAAATTATCACGCTGCAATGTGGCCAATGCGGAAATCAAATAGGTGTGGAATTTTGGAAACAGCTATGCAATGAACATAATATTGATCAAGAGggtataataaaaaataataattttttaaatgaagaTAGGAAAgatatctttttttatcaaGCCGATGATGAACATTTTATTCCTAGAGCTTTGTTATTTGATTTAGAACCTCGTGTAATTAATAGTATCCAGGCTAGCGAATATCGAAATTTGTATAATCCTgaaaatatgtttatttcTAAAGAAGGTGGAGGTGCCGGTAATAATTGGGGGTGTGGATATAGTCAAGGACATAAAGTAGAAGAAGAAATTATTGATATGATTGATAGAGAAGTAGATAATAGTGATAATTTAGAAggatttatattatctcATTCAATAGCTGGTGGTACAGGTAGTGGTATGGGTAGTTATTTAttagaattattaaatgataattattcaaaaaaaatgattcAAACCTTTTCTGTATTTCCATTATTAACAAATGAAAGTAGTGATGTAGTTGTACAGCCATATAATAGTATATTAACATTAAAAAGATTAATATTAAGTACCGATAGTGTTGTTGTAATAGATAATACATCTTTAAATAGAATATTTGTAGAAAgattaaaattaaataatcCTACATTTCAACAAACTAATACAATTATATCTAATGTAATGTCTGCATCAACCACAACATTAAGATATCCAGGAAGCATGAATAATGATATGATAAGTTTAATATCATCCCTTATTATTAATCCTAAATGTCATTTCTTAATAACTTCTTATACACCTATAACTATTGACAAACATATATCTAATGTGCAAAAAACAACTGTGCTAGATGTAATGAAAAGATTATTacatacaaaaaatataatggTATCAGCACCTGTTCGAAGAGGAATGtatatatctattttaaatataataagaGGAGAAACAGATCCTACACAAGTACATAAAGGTTTACAAAGAATTAGAGATAGAAAATTAgttaattttattaaatggAATCCAGCATCCATACAAGTTACATTAGCTAAACAGTCACCACATGTAGTATCTCCACATAAAGTATGTGGATTAATGATGGCAAATCATACATCTATATCGGCATTATTCGAAAGATGTGTAACACAATTTGATAggttatataaaagaagaGCATTCttagaaaattataaaaaagaatcCATGTTCTCAAGTGCCGACGGACAAGGAAACTTTGAAGAAATGGAATCTTCTAAAGAAATCACACAAAATTTAATTGATGAGTATAAAAGTGCTGAACGGGAAGATTATTTTACTAacatataa
- a CDS encoding proteasome subunit beta type-4 — MTLGPVVTGTSVIAIKYKYGIMIAADRKASYGSYAKFQNVERIFKINNKTVMGFSGELADAQYLNELLTRKNINNLSEKKRKEDMYTPQHYHSYVSRIFYVRKNRIDPLFNNIIIAGINSQKYDNNDDNVLLYANNKDDDEYNEYKNNEEYKEIHKDDLYIGFVDMHGTNFCDDYITTGYARYFALTLLRDHYKDNMSEEEARILINECLRILYFRDATASNFIQIVKVTSKGVEYEEPYVLPCVLNSADYVYPSTLLPPAGCMW; from the exons atgACGTTAGGCCCAGTCGTAACAGGTACATCCGTGATTGCaataaaatacaaatacGGCATAATGATTGCAGCAGATAGAAAAG CTAGCTATGGTAGTTATGCAAAATTTCAGAATGTCGAAagaatttttaaaataaataataagaCGGTTATGGGTTTTAGTGGTGAGCTAGCTGATGCTCAATATTTGAATGAGTTACTTACACGtaagaatataaataatttaagtgagaagaaaagaaaagaagATATGTATACACCTCAACATTACCATTCGTATGTAAGTagaattttttatgttaGAAAAAATAGGATAGATCCcttatttaataatataattatagCAGGAATAAATTCacaaaaatatgataataatgatgataatgttttattatatgcaaataataaagatgatgatgaatataatgaatataaaaacaatgaagaatataaagAAATCCATAAAGACGATTTATATATTGGATTTGTAGATATGCATGGAACAAATTTTTGTGATGATTATATCACTACAGGATATGCTAGATATTTCGCTCTTACATTATTAAGAGATCattataaagataatatgTCAGAAGAAGAAGCACGAATCCTAATAAATGAATGTTTAagaattttatattttagAGATGCTACTGCATCCAACTTTATACAAATCGTTAAGGTTACAAGTAAAGGTGTTGAATATGAAGAACCATATGTTCTTCCATGTGTTTTAAATTCAGCTGATTATGTCTACCCTTCAACATTACTTCCCCCTGCTGGATGTATGTGGTga